In Bombus pascuorum chromosome 13, iyBomPasc1.1, whole genome shotgun sequence, a single genomic region encodes these proteins:
- the LOC132913177 gene encoding uncharacterized protein DDB_G0271670 isoform X1 codes for MSRRKILGRASLSFPAVDGILDVDQILQTDPWKQIDDFVQQNFTQNILNEFNKRLTLEPKLTPVDNTTPGKRRATPSGRSPRNSEASRTNEEKSPKKRLDGQPVGGGGELNERKKEIAKKSGQAEVSTSKEQKQLEDVPNVTVEKSRATMSDKRSGKCRNEEKERIVDDPTGTKQERETENTDPTNDQMENTAKDAKSVNTSKTMDLKSPFRTSTPRRGKASEQDNLTGKEATATTEHDIPASDSSARRNDSTNDCNEQQLAFVTKDLNNNNDSTVAKKNGSKGKKVRCKHKKTEEVRKKKKPESNKTSDISMKTASRCKKHDKKMTTTETKQIGKEKHLLKQRRRRYKGKIRRIERKADRAMETYIHHVTRIIKKMGYLPEDSSCSENDDSYSDFSDESSYCSSYCSDSCCSYCSDGCYSSADYSEYTLFSCSCSSSSSSSSSSSSSSPARGLLFRSKAK; via the exons ATGAGTCGCAGGAAGATTCTTGGAAGAGCTTCGCTTTCGTTCCCCGCGGTCGACGGTATTCTCGACGTCGATCAAATTCTGCAAACGGATCCGTGGAAACAGATCGACGATTTCGTGCAACAAAACTTTACGCAAAACATCTTAAACGAGTTTAACAAACGGCTGACGCTCGAACCGAAACTCACCCCCGTAG ATAATACGACCCCGGGGAAAAGACGAGCGACACCGTCCGGAAGATCGCCTCGTAACAGCGAAGCGagtcgaacgaacgaagaaaaatcgcCCAAGAAGAGATTGGATGGTCAGCCGGTAGGCGGTGGTGGAGAACTAAACGAgcgtaaaaaagaaatcgcgAAGAAGAGCGGCCAGGCGGAAGTATCGACGAGCAAAGAGCAGAAG CAATTGGAAGATGTCCCAAACGTGACCGTCGAGAAATCGAGAGCAACGATGTCCGATAAAAGAAGCGGAAAGTGTAGAAACGAGGAAAAGGAGAGAATCGTCGACGATCCAACTGGAACGAAACAAGAGCGCGAAACGGAGAATACAGATCCGACGAACGATCAAATGGAAAATACGGCAAAAGACGCGAAATCCGTGAATACGTCGAAGACCATGGATTTAAAGTCGCCGTTTAGAACAAGTACGCCGAGACGCGGCAAAGCTTCCGAACAGGACAATCTGACCGGCAAGGAAGCTACTGCTACTACGGAGCACGATATTCCGGCGTCCGATTCTTCCGCGAGGCGTAACGATTCGACGAACGACTGCAACGAACAACAATTGGCTTTCGTGACAAAGGATTTAAACAACAACAACGATAGCACCGTTGCTAAGAAGAACGGGAGTAAGGGGAAAAAGGTAAGATGCAAGCATAAAAAGACGGAGGAAgtaaggaagaagaagaagcctGAAAGCAACAAAACATCGGACATATCGATGAAGACAGCGTCAAGATGCAAGAAACACGATAAAAAGATGACAACGACAG AGACGAAGCAGATCGGAAAGGAGAAGCATTTACTGAAACAACGCCGAAGACGTTACAAAGGGAAGATACGACGGATCGAAAGAAAAGCAGATCGGGCCATGGAAACGTATATTCATCACGTCACAcgtataattaagaaaatggGTTATTTACCAG aagACAGTTCGTGCTCCGAGAACGACGACAGTTATTCCGATTTCTCTGACGAATCGTCTTACTGTAGTTCCTATTGTTCCGATAGTTGCTGTTCCTATTGTTCCGATGGTTGCTATTCCTCTGCCGACTACTCGGAGTACACTCTgttttcttgttcttgttcttcttcctcctcttcctcttcctcctcttcttcttcttctcctgcACGTGGACTCTTGTTCCGGTCGAAGGCAAAATGA
- the LOC132913177 gene encoding uncharacterized protein DDB_G0271670 isoform X2, whose protein sequence is MSRRKILGRASLSFPAVDGILDVDQILQTDPWKQIDDFVQQNFTQNILNEFNKRLTLEPKLTPVDNTTPGKRRATPSGRSPRNSEASRTNEEKSPKKRLDGQPQLEDVPNVTVEKSRATMSDKRSGKCRNEEKERIVDDPTGTKQERETENTDPTNDQMENTAKDAKSVNTSKTMDLKSPFRTSTPRRGKASEQDNLTGKEATATTEHDIPASDSSARRNDSTNDCNEQQLAFVTKDLNNNNDSTVAKKNGSKGKKVRCKHKKTEEVRKKKKPESNKTSDISMKTASRCKKHDKKMTTTETKQIGKEKHLLKQRRRRYKGKIRRIERKADRAMETYIHHVTRIIKKMGYLPEDSSCSENDDSYSDFSDESSYCSSYCSDSCCSYCSDGCYSSADYSEYTLFSCSCSSSSSSSSSSSSSSPARGLLFRSKAK, encoded by the exons ATGAGTCGCAGGAAGATTCTTGGAAGAGCTTCGCTTTCGTTCCCCGCGGTCGACGGTATTCTCGACGTCGATCAAATTCTGCAAACGGATCCGTGGAAACAGATCGACGATTTCGTGCAACAAAACTTTACGCAAAACATCTTAAACGAGTTTAACAAACGGCTGACGCTCGAACCGAAACTCACCCCCGTAG ATAATACGACCCCGGGGAAAAGACGAGCGACACCGTCCGGAAGATCGCCTCGTAACAGCGAAGCGagtcgaacgaacgaagaaaaatcgcCCAAGAAGAGATTGGATGGTCAGCCG CAATTGGAAGATGTCCCAAACGTGACCGTCGAGAAATCGAGAGCAACGATGTCCGATAAAAGAAGCGGAAAGTGTAGAAACGAGGAAAAGGAGAGAATCGTCGACGATCCAACTGGAACGAAACAAGAGCGCGAAACGGAGAATACAGATCCGACGAACGATCAAATGGAAAATACGGCAAAAGACGCGAAATCCGTGAATACGTCGAAGACCATGGATTTAAAGTCGCCGTTTAGAACAAGTACGCCGAGACGCGGCAAAGCTTCCGAACAGGACAATCTGACCGGCAAGGAAGCTACTGCTACTACGGAGCACGATATTCCGGCGTCCGATTCTTCCGCGAGGCGTAACGATTCGACGAACGACTGCAACGAACAACAATTGGCTTTCGTGACAAAGGATTTAAACAACAACAACGATAGCACCGTTGCTAAGAAGAACGGGAGTAAGGGGAAAAAGGTAAGATGCAAGCATAAAAAGACGGAGGAAgtaaggaagaagaagaagcctGAAAGCAACAAAACATCGGACATATCGATGAAGACAGCGTCAAGATGCAAGAAACACGATAAAAAGATGACAACGACAG AGACGAAGCAGATCGGAAAGGAGAAGCATTTACTGAAACAACGCCGAAGACGTTACAAAGGGAAGATACGACGGATCGAAAGAAAAGCAGATCGGGCCATGGAAACGTATATTCATCACGTCACAcgtataattaagaaaatggGTTATTTACCAG aagACAGTTCGTGCTCCGAGAACGACGACAGTTATTCCGATTTCTCTGACGAATCGTCTTACTGTAGTTCCTATTGTTCCGATAGTTGCTGTTCCTATTGTTCCGATGGTTGCTATTCCTCTGCCGACTACTCGGAGTACACTCTgttttcttgttcttgttcttcttcctcctcttcctcttcctcctcttcttcttcttctcctgcACGTGGACTCTTGTTCCGGTCGAAGGCAAAATGA
- the LOC132913177 gene encoding uncharacterized protein DDB_G0271670 isoform X3 has protein sequence MSRRKILGRASLSFPAVDGILDVDQILQTDPWKQIDDFVQQNFTQNILNEFNKRLTLEPKLTPVDNTTPGKRRATPSGRSPRNSEASRTNEEKSPKKRLDGQPVGDVPNVTVEKSRATMSDKRSGKCRNEEKERIVDDPTGTKQERETENTDPTNDQMENTAKDAKSVNTSKTMDLKSPFRTSTPRRGKASEQDNLTGKEATATTEHDIPASDSSARRNDSTNDCNEQQLAFVTKDLNNNNDSTVAKKNGSKGKKVRCKHKKTEEVRKKKKPESNKTSDISMKTASRCKKHDKKMTTTETKQIGKEKHLLKQRRRRYKGKIRRIERKADRAMETYIHHVTRIIKKMGYLPEDSSCSENDDSYSDFSDESSYCSSYCSDSCCSYCSDGCYSSADYSEYTLFSCSCSSSSSSSSSSSSSSPARGLLFRSKAK, from the exons ATGAGTCGCAGGAAGATTCTTGGAAGAGCTTCGCTTTCGTTCCCCGCGGTCGACGGTATTCTCGACGTCGATCAAATTCTGCAAACGGATCCGTGGAAACAGATCGACGATTTCGTGCAACAAAACTTTACGCAAAACATCTTAAACGAGTTTAACAAACGGCTGACGCTCGAACCGAAACTCACCCCCGTAG ATAATACGACCCCGGGGAAAAGACGAGCGACACCGTCCGGAAGATCGCCTCGTAACAGCGAAGCGagtcgaacgaacgaagaaaaatcgcCCAAGAAGAGATTGGATGGTCAGCCGGTAGGCG ATGTCCCAAACGTGACCGTCGAGAAATCGAGAGCAACGATGTCCGATAAAAGAAGCGGAAAGTGTAGAAACGAGGAAAAGGAGAGAATCGTCGACGATCCAACTGGAACGAAACAAGAGCGCGAAACGGAGAATACAGATCCGACGAACGATCAAATGGAAAATACGGCAAAAGACGCGAAATCCGTGAATACGTCGAAGACCATGGATTTAAAGTCGCCGTTTAGAACAAGTACGCCGAGACGCGGCAAAGCTTCCGAACAGGACAATCTGACCGGCAAGGAAGCTACTGCTACTACGGAGCACGATATTCCGGCGTCCGATTCTTCCGCGAGGCGTAACGATTCGACGAACGACTGCAACGAACAACAATTGGCTTTCGTGACAAAGGATTTAAACAACAACAACGATAGCACCGTTGCTAAGAAGAACGGGAGTAAGGGGAAAAAGGTAAGATGCAAGCATAAAAAGACGGAGGAAgtaaggaagaagaagaagcctGAAAGCAACAAAACATCGGACATATCGATGAAGACAGCGTCAAGATGCAAGAAACACGATAAAAAGATGACAACGACAG AGACGAAGCAGATCGGAAAGGAGAAGCATTTACTGAAACAACGCCGAAGACGTTACAAAGGGAAGATACGACGGATCGAAAGAAAAGCAGATCGGGCCATGGAAACGTATATTCATCACGTCACAcgtataattaagaaaatggGTTATTTACCAG aagACAGTTCGTGCTCCGAGAACGACGACAGTTATTCCGATTTCTCTGACGAATCGTCTTACTGTAGTTCCTATTGTTCCGATAGTTGCTGTTCCTATTGTTCCGATGGTTGCTATTCCTCTGCCGACTACTCGGAGTACACTCTgttttcttgttcttgttcttcttcctcctcttcctcttcctcctcttcttcttcttctcctgcACGTGGACTCTTGTTCCGGTCGAAGGCAAAATGA
- the LOC132913179 gene encoding serine/threonine-protein kinase meng-po — translation MKLHEKKESGIHRVQEIPLEELDLSKEYEVEKTLGEGSFAKVLLATHRATRTRVVLKAVHQELTTEKDFFREFHYSYHLSPHPNILCSYAVAFKAEKCFVFAQEYAPYGDLAGNVRAGGLSEEACKRIASQLCSALDFIHSKQLAHRDIKLENVLVFALDMSKIKLCDFGCTRREGTLVNKIRCTWLPFQPPEIYEIVKNERYACKRSADCWQFGIVLFVCLTGNPPWQTADLIQDPEYSAFQRWLKRRTTKVPPTFRRFTPRLLRYFRRTFEHKPEKRPHVTEINKYLKDSWCVNKISHSATSTLVDASEGIPRRGDSLLYLDTVLDDQRNVDENKNKLRKLLNSYGLETTIDQKVVTKRIWEWVMQCDSNIAEPAFVGSLGTETM, via the coding sequence ATGAAACTTCACGAGAAAAAGGAGTCCGGAATACACAGAGTGCAGGAGATTCCTTTGGAGGAGTTGGATCTGTCGAAGGAGTATGAAGTGGAGAAGACGCTCGGCGAGGGTAGTTTCGCCAAAGTTTTACTAGCGACTCATCGAGCGACGCGAACGAGAGTCGTGCTGAAAGCCGTCCACCAAGAACTAACTACGGAGAAGGACTTTTTCCGCGAGTTTCACTACTCGTACCATTTGAGCCCGCATCCGAATATATTGTGCTCGTACGCGGTCGCGTTCAAAGCGGAGAAGTGTTTCGTTTTCGCGCAGGAATACGCACCTTACGGTGACCTCGCGGGCAACGTGAGAGCCGGAGGGTTGAGCGAGGAAGCGTGCAAAAGGATCGCCAGCCAGCTCTGTTCCGCTCTCGATTTCATTCACTCGAAGCAGCTGGCACACCGAGACATCAAACTGGAAAATGTACTGGTGTTCGCGCTCGACATGTCCAAGATCAAACTGTGCGATTTCGGGTGCACGAGGCGCGAAGGAACTCTCGTTAACAAGATCAGATGCACTTGGCTACCGTTCCAACCACCCGAAATCTACGAAATAGTGAAGAACGAGAGGTACGCGTGCAAGAGGAGCGCCGATTGCTGGCAATTCGGCATCGTGCTGTTCGTCTGCCTGACTGGAAATCCACCGTGGCAGACTGCCGATCTGATTCAGGATCCGGAATATTCGGCCTTTCAAAGGTGGCTGAAGAGAAGAACCACCAAAGTTCCGCCAACGTTCAGACGATTCACGCCCAGACTACTGCGATACTTTAGGCGGACGTTCGAGCACAAACCCGAGAAGAGGCCGCACGTAACCGAGATCAACAAGTATCTGAAGGATTCCTGGTGCGTGAACAAAATCAGTCACAGCGCCACGTCTACGTTGGTAGACGCTAGCGAAGGAATACCGAGGAGGGGCGACAGTCTGCTTTACCTCGACACCGTGCTAGACGACCAACGGAACGTCGACGAGAACAAGAACAAGCTGAGGAAGCTTCTCAATAGTTACGGCCTCGAGACGACGATCGATCAGAAAGTCGTCACCAAGAGGATCTGGGAATGGGTGATGCAGTGCGATTCGAACATCGCGGAGCCGGCTTTCGTCGGTAGCCTCGGGACAGAAACCATGTGA
- the LOC132913186 gene encoding mitochondrial cardiolipin hydrolase isoform X3, producing the protein MRNNKILLVGGAVLASEVLWYIYRRVYNVWSNYINTCKVQEVQIPKSKHDISEVMFFTNESTLCRTHFTTKITCPKNNCPVKYLRQIESYMNHAKQSLDVCMYMFTCHSLSNAIVNAHKRGVRVRVIMDRQMGFNDAAQTALFYNNGIAIRLIYQDGLMHHKFMIVDNDLVITGSTNWTMSAFFGNFDHIVVTNQHSLVKPFVVEFDRLWKTFSRTKEN; encoded by the exons AtgagaaacaataaaattctgCTAGTGGGGGGAGCAGTTCTCGCGTCGGAAGTTCTTTGGTACATCTACAGAAGAGTTTATAACGTGTGGAGTAATTACATAAACACGTGCAAAGTGCAGGAAGTACAGATACCTAAGTCGAAACATGACATTTCAGAGGTCATGTTTTTTACGAACGAATCTACGCTTTGTCGAACACACTTCACTACCAAGATAACCTGTCCTAAAAACAATTGTCCGGTTAAATATTTGAG aCAGATAGAAAGCTATATGAATCATGCGAAACAAAGTTTGGACGTTTGTATGTACATGTTCACTTGCCATTCGTTGTCAAATGCAATTGTGAACGCTCATAAACGAGGTGTACGTGTTCGAGTAATAATGGATCGACAAATGGGCTTTAACGATGCCGCACAAACGGCGTTATTCTATAACAATG GAATCGCGATTAGATTAATATATCAGGATGGTCTGATGCATCATAAGTTCATGATCGTGGACAACGATTTAGTAATCACTGGTAGCACAAACTGGACCATGTCTGCATTTTTTGGGAACTTTGACCACATTGTAGTGACTAATCAGCACTCGCTGGTGAAGCCATTCGTCGTTGAATTTGACAGGTTGTGGAAGACATTTTCAaggacgaaagaaaattag
- the LOC132913186 gene encoding mitochondrial cardiolipin hydrolase isoform X2 — protein MCSFVVEMRNNKILLVGGAVLASEVLWYIYRRVYNVWSNYINTCKVQEVQIPKSKHDISEVMFFTNESTLCRTHFTTKITCPKNNCPVKYLRQIESYMNHAKQSLDVCMYMFTCHSLSNAIVNAHKRGVRVRVIMDRQMGFNDAAQTALFYNNGIAIRLIYQDGLMHHKFMIVDNDLVITGSTNWTMSAFFGNFDHIVVTNQHSLVKPFVVEFDRLWKTFSRTKEN, from the exons ATGTGCAG ttttgTTGTAGAGAtgagaaacaataaaattctgCTAGTGGGGGGAGCAGTTCTCGCGTCGGAAGTTCTTTGGTACATCTACAGAAGAGTTTATAACGTGTGGAGTAATTACATAAACACGTGCAAAGTGCAGGAAGTACAGATACCTAAGTCGAAACATGACATTTCAGAGGTCATGTTTTTTACGAACGAATCTACGCTTTGTCGAACACACTTCACTACCAAGATAACCTGTCCTAAAAACAATTGTCCGGTTAAATATTTGAG aCAGATAGAAAGCTATATGAATCATGCGAAACAAAGTTTGGACGTTTGTATGTACATGTTCACTTGCCATTCGTTGTCAAATGCAATTGTGAACGCTCATAAACGAGGTGTACGTGTTCGAGTAATAATGGATCGACAAATGGGCTTTAACGATGCCGCACAAACGGCGTTATTCTATAACAATG GAATCGCGATTAGATTAATATATCAGGATGGTCTGATGCATCATAAGTTCATGATCGTGGACAACGATTTAGTAATCACTGGTAGCACAAACTGGACCATGTCTGCATTTTTTGGGAACTTTGACCACATTGTAGTGACTAATCAGCACTCGCTGGTGAAGCCATTCGTCGTTGAATTTGACAGGTTGTGGAAGACATTTTCAaggacgaaagaaaattag
- the LOC132913186 gene encoding ciliogenesis and planar polarity effector 2 isoform X1: protein MTAINVNWLHSVEGESLMHHFYVNTSKKRRFYGILERPPLPSSIEEVTYKIFMVGRSGVGKTAVVARLAGVLESSNYTETNGIKKTNVFWPVKIWDKVVLFKLQFWDTSETSIKKYNHILPACKDKVDAICSVFSFDDATGFNDVPYLMNTMAAIKEKPANIVIGTKFKPWSSSTIEDTRIKEFEDKWKVKVIRIDINKPSMRSEVFDCSYQLNTICNILWNRDKEFISKQMGQS, encoded by the exons ATGACGGCAATAAATGTGAATTGGTTGCATTCCGTGGAGGGAGAATCACTAATGCATCATTTCTATGTAAACACatcaaagaaaagaagattttaTG GTATTCTTGAAAGACCTCCCCTACCATCTTCAATCGAAGaagttacatataaaatttttatggtTGGGAGATCTGGAGTAGGGAAAACTGCCGTTGTAGCTCGTCTTGCTGGAGTGTTAGAATCCAGTAATTATACTGAAACTAATGGGATAAAAAAGACGAATGTATTTTGGCCGGTTAAGATATGGGACAAAGTTGTGTTGTTTAAATTACAGTTCTGGGATACTTCGGAAACaagcattaaaaaatataatcacaTATTACCC gCTTGTAAAGACAAAGTAGATGCTATATGTTCCGTATTTTCTTTCGACGATGCGACAGGATTTAATGACGTTCCATATTTGATGAATACTATGGCAGCTATAAAAGAAAAACCAGCAAATATAGTGATAGGGACAAA atttaaACCATGGTCGAGTTCTACGATAGAAGATACACGTATAAAAGAATTTGAAGACAAATGGAAAGTTAAAGTTAttagaattgatattaataaacctTCTATGAGATCCGAAGTGTTTGATTGCTCTTATCAGTTGAATACTATATGTAACATTCTTTGGAATAGggataaagaatttatatctAAACAAATGGGACAAAGCtag